In the genome of Myroides phaeus, one region contains:
- a CDS encoding urease accessory protein UreE, whose protein sequence is MIITKALRNDITALDNSEVDVLSIEWFQTQKRIQRLRTASGREVAIKFMDKGQELRHGDVLVDDETGMVVVRVLPCDSIVVQFDDLLNLGLVAYEVGNKHLALFVKENKLLMPFERPIYLWLQQQGYAPSVQSEVLLHKLNANVDPGHNKRFSFQMSKTIMSIK, encoded by the coding sequence ATGATTATAACAAAAGCATTGCGCAATGATATCACAGCCTTAGACAATTCGGAAGTCGATGTATTGTCTATTGAGTGGTTTCAAACTCAGAAGAGAATACAACGATTGCGAACAGCGTCAGGAAGGGAAGTGGCGATTAAGTTTATGGATAAAGGTCAAGAACTAAGACACGGAGATGTTTTAGTTGACGATGAAACAGGAATGGTTGTCGTTCGCGTTCTCCCTTGTGACTCAATCGTAGTGCAGTTTGATGATCTTTTAAATTTAGGTTTAGTAGCTTATGAAGTAGGAAACAAACATTTAGCTCTTTTTGTAAAGGAGAATAAGCTGCTAATGCCTTTTGAAAGACCGATTTATTTATGGCTACAACAACAAGGATATGCACCAAGTGTTCAATCTGAAGTATTATTACACAAGTTGAATGCTAATGTAGATCCTGGCCATAATAAACGCTTTTCTTTTCAAATGTCAAAAACTATAATGTCAATAAAATAA
- a CDS encoding GNAT family N-acetyltransferase, producing MEKIQVSKVTQADAQEILQYVIEFRKGLFPMLDPAKVPGDLANFNEVYINNPKGVFLQARDEQGNLIGVIGMMEYDHRFPYLDYSQYTTVEVARLFVEPAYRRKKIAQLLVDELKKVAIDKGINMLYLHTHPFLTGAFEFWQKQGFRLIKDAEEGGFSTLHMEHPL from the coding sequence ATGGAAAAAATACAAGTTAGCAAAGTAACGCAGGCAGACGCTCAGGAGATATTACAATACGTAATAGAATTTAGAAAAGGGTTGTTTCCTATGCTCGACCCTGCTAAAGTACCGGGCGACTTAGCCAATTTTAACGAGGTGTATATCAATAACCCTAAGGGTGTTTTTTTACAAGCTCGCGATGAACAAGGAAACTTAATTGGCGTAATAGGAATGATGGAATACGATCATCGTTTTCCGTATTTAGATTACAGTCAATATACTACAGTAGAAGTAGCTCGCTTATTTGTGGAGCCTGCTTATAGACGTAAGAAAATAGCACAACTCTTGGTTGACGAACTTAAAAAAGTTGCTATTGACAAGGGCATCAATATGTTGTACCTACACACACATCCGTTTTTGACTGGCGCTTTTGAGTTCTGGCAAAAACAAGGATTCCGCTTGATTAAGGATGCAGAAGAAGGAGGTTTCTCTACGCTTCACATGGAGCATCCACTGTAA
- a CDS encoding urease subunit beta, which produces MIPGEYFIREEDVVCNEGREITKIVVVNTGDRPIQVGSHYHFFEVNKMMEFDRAAAFGKRLNIIASTAVRFEPGEEKEVALVPYAGLRKIYGHNDLANGETISEEAKIAAVKKMEKNHFKNKKS; this is translated from the coding sequence ATGATTCCAGGAGAATATTTTATTAGAGAAGAAGATGTTGTATGCAACGAAGGTAGAGAGATTACTAAAATCGTTGTAGTTAACACAGGAGATAGACCAATTCAAGTTGGTTCACACTACCATTTTTTTGAAGTAAATAAGATGATGGAGTTTGACAGAGCAGCTGCTTTCGGAAAACGCTTAAACATTATTGCAAGTACTGCTGTTCGTTTTGAACCAGGAGAAGAAAAAGAAGTTGCACTTGTGCCATACGCAGGTTTAAGAAAAATCTACGGACACAATGATTTAGCAAACGGAGAGACAATCTCAGAAGAAGCTAAAATTGCAGCAGTTAAAAAAATGGAGAAAAATCACTTTAAAAACAAAAAATCATGA
- a CDS encoding TonB-dependent receptor produces MKQKSLFWKLSILLVFLPMISIAQVSETVFGVILNGKGKPIADVLVAAPQKALMTESNDKGEFRFGDKVELPVDIELTAIGYKTKVVTLKEGVYSADKGMSITLEDDKQQLDEVLVTIRRDNSYLTNSTVLGGKFSGKLKDLAQSVSVVSSELMEDKQAFQVTDVVQDLAGVTQASSYDEFVVRGFKSGYDNGMRLMNGLRSAYGFGESYYRSPMTINLESVEVLKGPGASLFGDISPGGTINMVTKKPLEEHKGLVTIAAGSFQTLRTTLDVGGPLDKEKRILYRLNAGYEDSKTFRDINNRKNFAVAPSFTFKPVDGTQIDVDLIFDQFNGYLDRGMSIKGKDLYALPQSFTLSQPSDFFKTKTTTLSGRLSQRIVDNLNLYVNYQKSIYQEDLNEHRTLNSFADEAQTIVNLRYFDRHGKEYTDNLVSYLKWDIYGKNFDNHIVFGVDYAQYKGDKNSWQREARTKEVDGKIVPLTFDTNNPVYQGADTSTYVWRSNSQYPFMSPYKSTGIYVQDQMSIGERFKMVLGLRHENYRSESTNLNDDYTATQNVWLPRVGMTYKINEQINYFASYSQGYVPVAANFVVNHKDYGSDTPFKAERSFQVETGAKAGFLNNQLQMDLSLFRIERQNMLIGTGRVSDAGLPVYRQSGKVVSQGVELDVRGQITKEFQVMANYTFNDTKVKDSEIPSEVGQSLPGAPRNSASVWMKYVFSDTALKGLGFGAGVYYVDQRRLSDSSEKNAQGEAVWGYLPSYTTANVALYYHINKFKVAVNVNNVFDKYYFLGGFDYTRVFAGAPRNVMVSLGYNF; encoded by the coding sequence ATGAAACAAAAATCACTTTTTTGGAAGTTATCAATCCTATTGGTATTTCTTCCCATGATTTCTATTGCCCAAGTTTCCGAAACTGTTTTCGGAGTAATTTTAAATGGAAAGGGTAAGCCTATTGCAGATGTATTGGTTGCAGCACCACAAAAAGCGCTGATGACAGAAAGCAATGACAAAGGGGAGTTCCGCTTTGGAGATAAAGTTGAGTTGCCAGTTGATATTGAATTAACGGCAATTGGATACAAAACAAAAGTTGTAACACTAAAAGAAGGAGTTTACAGTGCGGATAAAGGGATGAGTATCACTTTAGAAGACGATAAACAACAATTAGATGAGGTATTGGTAACAATCCGCCGTGATAATTCGTACTTGACAAATAGTACTGTATTAGGAGGGAAGTTTAGCGGTAAGTTGAAAGACTTAGCACAGTCAGTATCCGTTGTTTCAAGTGAGTTGATGGAAGATAAACAAGCGTTTCAAGTAACCGATGTGGTACAAGATTTAGCAGGTGTAACACAAGCATCTTCTTATGATGAATTTGTTGTACGTGGGTTTAAATCAGGATACGACAATGGGATGCGTTTGATGAACGGACTTCGTTCTGCTTACGGATTTGGAGAGAGTTACTACCGTTCACCGATGACAATCAACTTAGAAAGTGTTGAGGTGTTAAAAGGACCTGGAGCTTCGTTATTTGGAGATATTTCACCTGGTGGAACAATCAATATGGTTACTAAAAAACCGTTAGAAGAACACAAAGGATTAGTTACGATAGCTGCCGGAAGTTTTCAAACATTGAGAACAACGTTAGACGTAGGTGGTCCATTAGATAAAGAAAAGAGAATATTATACCGTTTGAACGCTGGTTATGAGGATTCTAAAACATTTAGAGATATCAATAACCGCAAGAACTTTGCTGTAGCACCATCGTTTACCTTCAAACCAGTTGACGGAACACAGATTGATGTAGATTTAATCTTTGACCAGTTTAACGGGTATTTGGATAGAGGAATGAGCATCAAAGGAAAAGATTTGTACGCTTTACCTCAATCGTTTACGTTGAGCCAACCGTCAGATTTCTTTAAAACGAAAACAACTACGTTAAGTGGTCGTTTATCACAACGCATCGTTGATAATTTAAACTTATATGTAAACTATCAAAAGTCTATCTATCAAGAGGATTTGAACGAACATAGAACGTTGAACTCTTTTGCAGATGAGGCACAGACTATTGTGAACTTGCGTTATTTTGACCGTCACGGGAAAGAGTACACAGACAACTTAGTATCTTATTTAAAATGGGATATTTACGGTAAAAACTTTGATAACCACATTGTGTTTGGTGTTGATTACGCTCAGTATAAAGGAGATAAAAACAGCTGGCAACGTGAGGCGAGAACAAAAGAAGTAGATGGAAAGATTGTTCCGTTGACATTTGATACAAACAACCCAGTGTACCAAGGAGCAGATACAAGTACGTATGTGTGGAGATCAAACTCTCAGTACCCATTTATGAGTCCGTATAAAAGTACAGGAATTTACGTACAAGACCAGATGAGTATTGGTGAGCGTTTCAAAATGGTATTAGGATTGCGTCACGAAAATTACAGATCAGAAAGTACAAACTTAAACGACGATTACACAGCAACACAAAACGTGTGGTTGCCAAGAGTTGGAATGACGTATAAGATTAATGAGCAAATCAACTACTTTGCAAGTTACTCACAAGGATACGTACCAGTAGCGGCAAACTTTGTAGTGAACCACAAAGATTACGGTTCAGATACTCCGTTTAAAGCAGAGCGTAGTTTCCAAGTAGAAACAGGAGCAAAAGCAGGGTTTTTAAATAACCAATTGCAAATGGACTTGTCTTTGTTTAGAATTGAAAGACAAAATATGTTGATTGGAACAGGGCGTGTAAGCGATGCAGGATTACCAGTGTACAGACAATCAGGAAAGGTTGTGTCTCAAGGAGTTGAGTTAGACGTACGTGGACAAATTACGAAAGAGTTTCAGGTGATGGCAAACTATACCTTTAACGACACCAAAGTAAAAGACTCTGAGATTCCGTCAGAAGTAGGACAATCACTACCAGGAGCACCAAGAAATTCGGCAAGCGTTTGGATGAAATACGTTTTCTCAGACACTGCGTTAAAAGGATTAGGATTTGGAGCAGGTGTGTACTACGTTGACCAAAGAAGATTAAGTGATAGTTCAGAAAAGAACGCACAAGGAGAAGCAGTTTGGGGGTATTTACCATCATACACAACAGCTAACGTAGCCTTGTACTATCACATCAATAAATTTAAAGTAGCTGTGAATGTAAATAACGTATTTGACAAATATTACTTCTTAGGAGGATTTGACTACACACGTGTATTTGCAGGAGCACCGAGAAACGTAATGGTTTCTTTAGGATATAACTTTTAG
- the ureC gene encoding urease subunit alpha codes for MSLNVSRVNYSAIFGPTVGDKVRLGDTDIIIEVEKDFSSYGDEVKFGGGKTVRDGMLQSSNHMAEEGVLDMVITGVLIIDHWGIVKGDIGIKGGKIVGVGRAGNPDTMDGVTENMIIGASTEVHGGAGYIMTPGGIDTHIHYISPTQIETALFSGVTTMIGGGTGPADGTNATTVTPGKWNMKRMLQAVDGLPMNFGFFGKGNVGAEQPIIEQIEAGALGVKIHEDWGATPATIDRALSVADKYDVQVAIHTDTLNEAGFLEDTMQAINGRVIHTFHTEGAGGGHAPDIIKAAMYPNVLPASTNPTRPFTKNTIDEHLDMLMVCHHLSKNIPEDVAFADSRIRPETIAAEDILQDHGVFSIMSSDSQAMGRVGEVITRTWQTADKMKKQTGFLPEDESAENDNYRAKRYVAKYTINPAIAHGISNYIGSIEPGKIADMVLWKPALFGAKPEMIIKGGMIVASKMGDANASIPTPQPIIIRTMFGGLGKAVKNTCFNFVSQASLEKGIQEEYGLDKTLLPVANCRNISKKDMIHNDATPEIIVNPENYEVTIDGKKITSKPIDEVSLGQRYFLF; via the coding sequence ATGAGTTTAAACGTAAGTAGAGTAAACTACAGCGCTATATTCGGACCTACAGTGGGTGATAAAGTGCGTTTAGGTGACACAGATATTATCATTGAAGTTGAAAAAGACTTCTCAAGTTACGGAGATGAAGTAAAATTTGGTGGAGGTAAAACTGTAAGAGATGGTATGTTACAGTCATCTAATCACATGGCTGAGGAAGGTGTACTTGATATGGTTATCACAGGAGTTCTTATCATTGACCACTGGGGAATTGTAAAAGGAGATATCGGTATCAAAGGTGGAAAAATCGTTGGTGTTGGTAGAGCTGGTAACCCAGACACAATGGACGGTGTAACTGAAAATATGATCATCGGAGCATCTACAGAAGTTCACGGTGGAGCTGGATACATTATGACTCCAGGAGGTATTGATACACACATTCACTACATCAGCCCAACACAAATTGAAACTGCGCTTTTCAGTGGTGTAACTACAATGATCGGTGGTGGTACAGGACCAGCAGATGGAACTAACGCAACTACTGTTACTCCAGGTAAATGGAATATGAAACGTATGTTACAAGCAGTTGATGGATTGCCAATGAACTTTGGTTTCTTTGGAAAAGGAAACGTAGGAGCAGAGCAACCAATCATCGAGCAAATCGAAGCTGGAGCATTAGGAGTTAAGATCCACGAAGACTGGGGAGCAACTCCTGCTACAATTGACAGAGCGTTATCAGTTGCTGATAAATACGATGTTCAGGTAGCTATCCACACAGATACATTAAACGAAGCTGGTTTCTTAGAAGACACAATGCAAGCGATTAATGGACGTGTTATTCACACTTTCCACACTGAAGGAGCTGGTGGAGGTCACGCACCTGATATCATCAAAGCAGCAATGTACCCTAACGTATTACCTGCTTCTACAAACCCAACTCGTCCGTTTACAAAAAATACAATTGACGAGCACTTAGATATGCTTATGGTATGTCACCACTTAAGCAAAAATATCCCTGAGGATGTTGCTTTCGCTGACTCTCGTATCCGTCCTGAAACTATTGCAGCTGAGGATATCTTACAAGATCACGGTGTATTCAGTATTATGAGTTCTGACTCTCAAGCAATGGGTCGTGTTGGTGAGGTTATCACAAGAACGTGGCAAACTGCTGATAAGATGAAAAAACAAACTGGATTCTTACCAGAAGATGAAAGTGCTGAAAACGATAACTACAGAGCAAAAAGATACGTTGCTAAATATACTATCAACCCTGCAATTGCTCACGGTATTTCTAACTACATCGGATCTATCGAACCAGGTAAAATTGCCGATATGGTACTTTGGAAACCAGCTTTATTTGGAGCTAAACCAGAGATGATTATCAAAGGTGGTATGATTGTAGCTTCTAAAATGGGAGACGCTAACGCATCTATCCCTACGCCACAACCAATCATCATCAGAACAATGTTTGGTGGATTAGGAAAAGCAGTTAAAAACACTTGTTTCAACTTCGTTTCTCAAGCTTCTTTAGAAAAAGGAATCCAAGAAGAATACGGATTAGACAAAACTTTATTACCAGTAGCTAACTGTCGTAATATCTCTAAGAAAGATATGATTCACAATGACGCAACACCAGAGATCATTGTAAATCCAGAAAACTACGAAGTAACAATTGACGGTAAAAAAATTACAAGTAAACCAATTGACGAAGTGTCTTTAGGACAACGTTACTTCTTATTTTAA
- a CDS encoding ABC transporter ATP-binding protein produces the protein MSSIISIKDLSFSYGKEQVLSKVNVQFAKGEFSIILGRNGSGKSTLFNVLAGLEQKYTGEIIIGDTERRKIKPGQQQGIRLGFLTQFHQTTFPFKVKDVILTGRASFSKFSPSVEDHQAVEDVLNQFDLSHLKDKAYTSLSGGERQLVLLCRVLVQKPDVLLLDEPTNHLDLHYQVAVLECVRALVDQGTTVLCVMHDPNMAFMYGDKFYLTENKRLLDVNTCEQEELHELLEKTYKLPLTYLQNNGRPLYVPSRKK, from the coding sequence ATGAGCAGTATAATTTCAATAAAAGACTTGAGTTTTTCGTACGGAAAAGAACAAGTGTTGAGCAAGGTAAATGTTCAGTTTGCAAAAGGAGAGTTTTCTATTATTCTGGGTAGAAATGGTAGTGGTAAATCAACGCTGTTTAATGTGTTAGCAGGGTTGGAACAAAAATATACTGGTGAAATTATCATTGGTGATACGGAGAGAAGAAAGATTAAACCAGGACAACAACAAGGAATTCGCCTTGGGTTTTTAACACAGTTTCACCAAACGACCTTTCCTTTTAAAGTGAAAGACGTGATTCTGACTGGTCGTGCTTCTTTTTCTAAGTTTTCACCCAGTGTGGAGGACCACCAAGCGGTAGAAGATGTGTTGAATCAGTTTGACTTATCCCACTTGAAAGACAAGGCATATACGTCATTGTCTGGGGGAGAGCGACAATTGGTTTTACTGTGCCGCGTATTGGTTCAAAAACCAGATGTATTGTTGTTAGATGAACCAACGAATCACTTAGACTTACATTATCAAGTAGCTGTATTAGAGTGTGTACGTGCCTTGGTAGATCAAGGGACTACGGTACTTTGTGTGATGCACGACCCCAATATGGCATTTATGTATGGTGATAAGTTTTACTTAACGGAGAACAAGCGCCTTTTAGACGTAAATACGTGTGAACAAGAAGAATTGCACGAGTTACTTGAAAAGACGTATAAGTTGCCGTTGACGTATTTACAGAATAATGGGCGACCATTATATGTTCCTTCAAGAAAGAAATAA
- a CDS encoding FecCD family ABC transporter permease — MGNKLKVALLWVVPIVLVIGSLLLGSTENLSLSELLHYAGRMFARWQGQDIATSPIETILWKVRMPRIILTFLVGASLASAGGVLQAIFRNPIVDPFTLGISSGAAFGAALAMLFPFMSINLSAFAFGVCAVLMTYGVSYAGSRTSIVSMVLSGIIISGIFTALLTLLQYLSDPYKLQAIIQWTMGNLHTASWSKVNMAVYPIVIGLAVIVFLRWKLNLLSLGDNEALAVGVNPKVLKLVLIAVSTMITASSVAAVGVISLFGLIVPHISRMIFGPDNSICVWANISIGGAFLLVIDDFSRAIMPFEIPVGVFTMLIGAPIFIYLMKKSLMNWNG; from the coding sequence ATGGGGAATAAGCTAAAAGTAGCGTTATTATGGGTAGTTCCTATCGTTTTAGTCATAGGTTCACTGTTGTTAGGTTCAACAGAAAACCTGAGTCTAAGCGAGTTGCTACACTATGCTGGGCGAATGTTTGCACGTTGGCAAGGGCAGGATATAGCTACAAGTCCAATCGAGACTATTTTATGGAAGGTAAGAATGCCACGTATCATCTTGACTTTTTTAGTAGGGGCTTCTTTAGCGTCTGCTGGTGGTGTATTACAAGCCATTTTTAGAAACCCAATTGTAGATCCTTTTACGTTAGGTATCTCCTCTGGGGCTGCTTTTGGAGCGGCGTTGGCAATGCTTTTTCCCTTTATGTCTATTAACTTATCTGCTTTTGCCTTTGGTGTGTGTGCTGTTTTAATGACGTATGGTGTTTCCTATGCTGGTAGTCGTACTTCAATTGTAAGTATGGTGTTGTCAGGAATTATCATTTCCGGAATTTTCACAGCTTTGCTAACGCTATTGCAATATTTAAGTGATCCGTATAAGTTGCAAGCGATTATACAATGGACAATGGGTAATTTACACACGGCCTCTTGGTCAAAAGTAAATATGGCTGTTTATCCTATTGTAATCGGACTGGCGGTGATCGTCTTTTTAAGATGGAAGCTTAACTTATTGTCGTTAGGAGACAACGAAGCACTGGCGGTAGGGGTTAATCCAAAAGTATTAAAGCTGGTGTTAATTGCCGTATCTACTATGATTACAGCTTCGTCTGTAGCTGCAGTAGGTGTAATTAGCTTGTTTGGATTAATTGTACCTCATATCAGTAGAATGATTTTCGGACCAGATAACAGTATTTGTGTTTGGGCAAATATTAGTATAGGGGGAGCATTCTTATTGGTAATTGATGATTTTTCAAGGGCTATAATGCCGTTTGAGATACCTGTAGGCGTATTTACAATGTTGATTGGAGCACCTATTTTTATCTACTTAATGAAGAAAAGTTTAATGAATTGGAACGGATGA
- the ureA gene encoding urease subunit gamma has translation MHLVPRETEKLLLHLAGELAKKRKARGLKLNYPESIAFISSELLEAARDGRSVAELMQFGATLLTRDDVMEGIPEMIHDVQIEATFPDGTKLVTVHNPIR, from the coding sequence ATGCACTTAGTACCAAGAGAAACAGAGAAATTGTTATTGCATTTAGCAGGAGAACTTGCTAAAAAGCGTAAAGCAAGAGGGTTGAAATTAAACTACCCTGAGTCAATTGCCTTCATTAGTAGCGAATTATTAGAAGCTGCACGTGATGGAAGATCAGTTGCTGAATTAATGCAATTCGGAGCTACTTTATTAACACGTGATGACGTAATGGAAGGAATTCCAGAAATGATCCACGATGTTCAAATCGAAGCTACTTTCCCAGACGGAACAAAATTAGTAACTGTTCACAATCCTATTCGTTAA
- a CDS encoding urease accessory protein UreF: MQSQFLGRLLHLSDPTLPIGGYTHSNGLETYVQEGLVNSKVTAEEYVRHNLWYNLKYNDAAIMKLAYDAASKGDLAELIKLDQECNALKSPMEVRQGSQKLGVRLFKIFSRYVDDPLVEQWGQIIREKKAYSHYCVLFGMFAYLMELPIVEAMHAYYYNAAIGMVTNAVKLVPLGQLDGQDILYYLHDDLWTLSQESLNLDRNLIGLCNVGFDIRCMQHENLYSRLYLS, translated from the coding sequence ATGCAGAGTCAGTTTTTAGGAAGATTATTACACTTATCAGATCCTACTTTACCCATAGGTGGTTACACTCACTCAAACGGGTTAGAAACTTATGTACAAGAAGGACTTGTAAATAGTAAGGTAACTGCAGAAGAATATGTTAGACATAACTTGTGGTATAACCTTAAATATAATGATGCCGCTATCATGAAATTAGCTTACGACGCTGCTTCAAAAGGGGATTTAGCTGAATTAATCAAGCTTGATCAAGAGTGTAACGCACTAAAAAGCCCAATGGAAGTACGCCAAGGAAGTCAAAAATTGGGAGTGAGGTTGTTTAAAATATTCTCGAGATATGTAGATGATCCATTGGTAGAACAATGGGGACAAATTATCAGAGAAAAGAAAGCTTATAGCCACTATTGTGTTCTATTCGGAATGTTTGCTTACTTAATGGAACTTCCTATTGTAGAGGCTATGCACGCTTATTATTACAATGCTGCAATTGGTATGGTAACCAATGCCGTAAAACTTGTGCCACTTGGTCAGTTAGACGGACAAGATATTCTATACTATTTGCACGATGATTTATGGACGTTGAGCCAAGAGTCCCTAAACCTTGACCGTAACTTAATTGGATTGTGTAATGTAGGTTTTGATATTCGTTGTATGCAACACGAAAACCTTTATTCTCGATTGTATTTATCATAA